The proteins below come from a single Methanothrix thermoacetophila PT genomic window:
- a CDS encoding H/ACA ribonucleoprotein complex subunit GAR1, translating into MKRLGTALHVVQNKLIVRRDAADPPRIGSVVVDRKSTKVGKVSDIFGPLERPYVIVRPARGVDATVHVGSMLYVKSPRRDDKWKR; encoded by the coding sequence TTGAAAAGGCTGGGAACAGCACTCCATGTAGTTCAGAATAAACTTATTGTTCGCAGGGATGCAGCAGATCCTCCAAGGATAGGATCTGTGGTTGTTGATCGAAAGAGCACAAAGGTTGGTAAGGTCTCGGATATATTCGGTCCTCTGGAGAGGCCGTATGTTATCGTCAGACCCGCCAGAGGAGTCGATGCGACAGTTCACGTCGGAAGCATGCTCTATGTGAAATCTCCCAGGAGAGATGATAAGTGGAAGAGATAG
- a CDS encoding transcription initiation factor IIB has protein sequence MEEIERIREIERTEQEKIKERIKLQREKEKEEELDKYTVECPECGSRALVRDYERAELVCSECGLVIDENFIDQGPEWRAFDHDQRMKRSRVGAPMTYTIHDKGLSTMIDWRNRDSYGKTISSKNRAQLYRLRKWQRRIRVSNATERNLAFALSELDRMASALGLSRNVRETAAVIYRRAVEKNLIRGRSIEGVAAAALYAACRQCNVPRTLDEIAEVSRVSRKEIGRTYRFVSRELSLKLMPTSPIDYIPRFCSGLNLKGDVQAKGIEILRQAAEKELTSGRGPTGVAAAAIYIASILCNDRRTQREVADVAGVTEVTIRNRYKELAEELNIEIIL, from the coding sequence GTGGAAGAGATAGAGAGAATTAGAGAGATAGAGCGCACAGAGCAGGAGAAGATAAAAGAGCGCATCAAGCTCCAGCGCGAGAAGGAGAAGGAAGAGGAGCTTGATAAGTATACTGTAGAATGTCCCGAGTGTGGAAGTCGTGCTCTGGTCAGGGACTATGAGAGAGCGGAGCTTGTATGCTCTGAGTGTGGCCTGGTCATAGACGAGAACTTCATCGATCAGGGTCCTGAGTGGAGGGCCTTCGATCACGATCAGAGGATGAAGAGATCGAGGGTTGGTGCCCCGATGACATACACAATACATGACAAGGGCCTATCCACGATGATCGACTGGAGAAACAGGGACTCATACGGTAAGACGATATCATCTAAGAACCGTGCGCAGCTCTACCGCCTGAGGAAGTGGCAGAGGCGCATAAGGGTGAGCAACGCAACAGAGCGCAATCTTGCGTTCGCACTGTCAGAGCTGGATCGGATGGCATCCGCTCTTGGCCTCTCCAGAAACGTGAGAGAGACCGCAGCTGTTATCTACAGGAGAGCTGTCGAGAAGAATCTGATCCGCGGCAGGAGCATAGAGGGCGTCGCGGCTGCTGCGCTTTATGCTGCGTGCAGGCAGTGCAACGTGCCCAGAACGCTCGATGAGATCGCCGAGGTCTCCAGGGTGAGCAGGAAGGAGATCGGAAGGACATATAGGTTCGTATCGCGCGAGCTCTCGCTCAAGCTCATGCCGACAAGCCCAATAGACTACATACCCAGATTCTGCTCCGGGCTCAACCTCAAGGGCGATGTCCAGGCGAAGGGCATAGAGATACTGAGGCAGGCCGCAGAGAAGGAGCTCACCTCAGGACGCGGCCCGACCGGCGTTGCGGCTGCAGCCATATACATAGCCTCGATCCTGTGCAACGACAGGCGTACCCAGAGGGAGGTGGCTGACGTCGCCGGCGTGACAGAGGTCACCATAAGGAACAGGTACAAGGAGCTTGCAGAGGAGCTGAACATAGAGATCATCCTCTGA
- a CDS encoding minichromosome maintenance protein MCM codes for MSYDPVSKWEEFIRSRYWDDLLKLAESYPSTRSLIVDFADLDRYDTEFADDLLENPDVMLDAAHTALQEIVLPVDVDLSGAHVRIVNLPQHLKTRDLRSDHIGKLIAIEGQVRTATEVRPKIVRAAYECQRCGHVFYVDQSGTKFIEPYECPNEACDRRGPFRLLPKRSQFVDAQKVRVQESPEDLRGGEQPQTLDVELGDDLVGRIFPGDRVIINGILRSYQRTTQSGKSTYFDLFLDGISIEMMEQEFEEIEISPEDEKRILELSRDPNIYEKIVRSIAPSIYGYEDVKEALALQLVSGFSKRLPDGARIRGDIHILLVGDPGVAKSQLLRYMAKLSPRGIYTSGKSSTSAGLTATAIKDELGDGRWTIEAGALVLADKGIAAVDEMDKMSPDDRSALHEAMEQQTISVAKAGVMATLKSRCALLAAANPKMGRFDRYEPIAPQINLTPALMSRFDLIFVLTDEPNVERDSHIATHILKSNYAGELTSNKHNSSINEEEIENATEVIKPEIEPELLRKYVAYARKNVFPMLTRVAMERFKEYYINLRSQGQDGNKPVPVTARQLEALIRLGEASARLRLSNWITEEDVDRVIKIVESCLKKVGVDPETGMLDADVISIGISKSTRDKTKQMLNIIKELGGKDGAHIDDVLDRAEAEGIDRDRAEEIISRLRQEGSLIQTSRGTLKAV; via the coding sequence TTGTCGTACGATCCTGTTTCAAAATGGGAGGAGTTCATCCGCTCCAGGTACTGGGACGATCTCCTGAAGCTTGCGGAGTCGTATCCATCAACAAGAAGCCTGATCGTGGATTTTGCGGATCTCGACAGATACGACACAGAGTTCGCGGACGATCTTCTCGAGAACCCTGATGTGATGCTGGATGCCGCTCACACCGCCCTTCAGGAGATAGTGCTTCCTGTGGATGTGGATCTGAGCGGAGCTCATGTTAGGATTGTGAACCTGCCGCAGCACCTCAAGACCAGGGATCTGAGAAGTGATCACATCGGGAAGCTAATAGCCATCGAGGGCCAGGTCAGAACAGCGACAGAGGTCAGGCCGAAGATAGTCAGGGCTGCATACGAGTGCCAGAGGTGCGGGCATGTTTTTTATGTTGATCAGTCCGGGACGAAGTTCATCGAGCCCTATGAGTGCCCGAACGAGGCCTGCGACAGAAGAGGGCCGTTCAGACTGCTTCCGAAGAGATCGCAGTTTGTCGACGCGCAGAAGGTCCGCGTTCAGGAATCTCCGGAGGATCTCAGGGGAGGGGAGCAGCCCCAGACACTGGATGTGGAGCTCGGTGACGATCTCGTGGGCAGGATCTTCCCGGGGGACAGGGTGATAATCAACGGGATCCTGAGATCATACCAGAGGACGACACAAAGTGGAAAAAGCACGTACTTCGATCTGTTTCTCGATGGAATAAGTATCGAGATGATGGAGCAGGAGTTCGAGGAGATCGAGATCTCCCCGGAGGATGAGAAGCGAATTCTGGAGCTGAGCAGAGATCCTAATATTTATGAGAAGATCGTGAGATCGATCGCCCCATCCATCTACGGCTATGAGGATGTGAAGGAGGCCCTGGCCCTGCAGCTTGTCTCTGGATTCTCAAAGCGGCTTCCCGACGGGGCAAGGATCCGAGGGGATATCCACATACTTCTGGTGGGGGACCCAGGGGTTGCGAAATCGCAGCTTCTGAGGTACATGGCAAAGCTCTCGCCTAGGGGCATATACACATCAGGAAAGAGCTCGACATCTGCAGGCCTCACAGCGACTGCGATAAAGGACGAGCTCGGTGATGGGAGGTGGACCATAGAGGCCGGGGCGCTGGTGCTCGCTGATAAGGGCATCGCAGCAGTGGATGAGATGGACAAGATGAGCCCGGACGACCGCTCTGCGCTCCACGAGGCCATGGAGCAGCAGACGATCAGCGTTGCAAAAGCGGGTGTCATGGCAACGCTGAAATCGAGATGTGCACTTCTCGCAGCGGCGAACCCGAAGATGGGGAGGTTTGACAGGTACGAGCCGATAGCGCCTCAGATAAACCTCACCCCGGCCCTGATGTCCAGGTTCGACCTGATATTCGTGCTCACGGACGAGCCGAATGTTGAGAGAGATTCGCACATAGCCACACATATTCTGAAGAGCAACTACGCTGGAGAGCTCACGAGTAATAAGCATAATTCATCAATAAACGAAGAGGAGATCGAGAACGCCACGGAGGTCATAAAGCCGGAGATAGAGCCTGAGCTGCTCAGGAAGTATGTGGCCTATGCCAGGAAGAACGTATTCCCGATGCTCACAAGGGTGGCGATGGAGAGGTTCAAGGAGTACTACATCAACCTCAGAAGCCAGGGGCAGGATGGAAACAAGCCTGTGCCTGTTACAGCGAGACAGCTCGAGGCGCTCATACGTCTCGGAGAGGCGAGCGCCAGGCTGAGGCTCAGCAACTGGATCACAGAGGAGGATGTCGATCGGGTTATAAAAATCGTCGAGTCGTGCCTGAAGAAGGTGGGTGTCGATCCGGAGACGGGCATGCTGGATGCAGACGTGATCAGCATAGGGATCAGCAAGAGCACCAGAGACAAGACAAAACAGATGTTGAACATAATCAAGGAGCTTGGAGGGAAGGATGGAGCCCATATCGATGATGTCCTCGATAGAGCTGAGGCGGAGGGAATAGATAGGGATAGAGCAGAGGAGATCATCTCGCGCCTGAGGCAGGAGGGGTCCCTCATACAGACAAGCAGGGGTACGCTGAAGGCGGTGTGA
- a CDS encoding sugar phosphate nucleotidyltransferase — protein sequence MPPPVIATVGGGGTRLYPLTLCQPKPLVEVCDTAIIAVLFRVLAIQGCRRFILGSKGFENTLALSNYFKAGEGFFKRLGIDEHEEFSYQPQYEDHGSADSLRYCINYFNLNDDVLVVSGDNLIDIDLEEFIAYHRRRNPILTVALKELPREESVSQYGVAELESDMRIRRFVEKPKAGTEPSRMINTAFYLFSPEIRDVLAEMGDKSRDIGGDLIPYLTENGYDVCGYPLKGYWIDIGTPERLLQATMNVLAGKVRHFKFRHPYRESQWIHPSTLKRIGPLLERGDIELRGSVFIGRDCRIEPGVVIENSHVGHTCMIERNVEIRNSAVMSISNIMHGVRLNRAIVGRYSTIEAHSVLDADQFNGRKGIPVVGDNVRLQKESVVGPGTRVAPLRYSHMILATGKFLELGSDERNIYFTQRPQTPA from the coding sequence ATGCCACCGCCAGTCATAGCAACTGTCGGCGGAGGGGGCACACGGTTATACCCTCTCACGCTCTGCCAGCCGAAGCCCCTGGTGGAGGTATGCGACACTGCGATAATAGCAGTCCTATTCAGAGTTCTCGCCATCCAGGGGTGCAGGAGGTTCATACTGGGCAGCAAGGGATTTGAGAACACGCTTGCTTTATCGAACTACTTCAAGGCAGGAGAGGGATTCTTCAAGCGTCTTGGCATAGATGAACACGAGGAGTTCAGCTACCAGCCGCAGTACGAGGACCATGGCAGCGCAGACTCCCTCAGATATTGCATAAATTACTTCAACCTCAACGATGATGTTTTGGTCGTCTCCGGCGATAATCTCATAGATATCGACCTTGAGGAATTCATAGCGTATCACAGGCGCAGGAATCCGATTCTTACTGTGGCACTCAAGGAGCTTCCTAGAGAGGAGAGCGTCTCCCAGTATGGGGTGGCGGAGCTGGAGAGCGATATGCGCATACGCCGATTCGTGGAGAAGCCCAAGGCAGGCACAGAGCCAAGCAGGATGATCAACACCGCGTTCTATCTTTTCTCCCCTGAGATACGAGATGTCCTCGCAGAGATGGGAGACAAATCCCGAGATATCGGAGGGGATCTCATACCCTATCTCACGGAGAACGGCTACGACGTTTGCGGCTATCCGCTCAAAGGCTACTGGATAGACATCGGTACTCCCGAGAGGCTTCTTCAGGCCACCATGAACGTCCTCGCAGGGAAGGTGAGGCATTTCAAATTCAGACATCCTTACAGGGAGAGCCAGTGGATACACCCATCGACTCTTAAACGCATAGGCCCCCTGCTGGAGCGCGGCGATATCGAGCTCAGGGGCAGCGTCTTCATAGGAAGAGACTGTCGCATTGAGCCCGGGGTCGTCATAGAGAACTCACATGTCGGACACACATGCATGATCGAGAGGAATGTTGAAATAAGAAACAGCGCGGTCATGAGCATCTCCAACATAATGCATGGCGTCCGGCTGAACCGGGCGATAGTTGGCAGGTACTCCACAATCGAGGCGCACAGCGTGCTGGATGCGGATCAGTTTAACGGGCGAAAGGGCATACCTGTGGTCGGCGATAACGTGAGGCTCCAGAAGGAATCTGTTGTCGGTCCTGGCACCAGAGTGGCGCCTCTGAGGTACAGCCACATGATCCTCGCCACCGGCAAGTTCCTGGAGCTCGGCTCAGATGAGAGAAACATATACTTCACGCAGAGACCGCAAACTCCAGCATGA
- a CDS encoding phenylacetate--CoA ligase family protein codes for MSGYWDPHMERMPAEDLYALQLDRLKAVTRYVYDHSSFYRQRFAEAGVTPDDVKELDDITKLPFTRKVDLRNTYPTGMFCLPKNWVVRYHVSSGTTGKPTVVGYTKGDIEAWTESLARALTSIGLGRNDVIQVGYGYGLFTGGLGLHYGAERIGATVLPTSTGNTERQIELMQDLESTAIACTPSYFLHIAEVAERMGVSIRDDTKLRVGIFGAEPWSIETRRRIEDITGIKAYDIYGTSEISGPLFTECQHQNGIHVWADMFLIEIVDPKTGEQVEDGEQGELVVTTLNKWAMPLIRYRIGDLTIKESEPCECGRTHPRIMRILGRTDDMLVIRGINVFPSQIESVLMNIPEVGPHYQIIVSREGALDVMKVRVELTDRGFSDRIGDLMALNRRISKELKNVLNIFAEVELVEPGVIPRSEGKAKRVIDTRKV; via the coding sequence ATGTCAGGATACTGGGATCCGCATATGGAGCGCATGCCTGCTGAGGATCTTTATGCGCTCCAGCTTGACCGTCTGAAGGCTGTAACGAGATACGTCTACGATCACTCATCTTTTTACAGACAGCGCTTCGCTGAGGCCGGCGTCACGCCTGATGATGTGAAGGAGCTGGATGACATAACGAAGCTTCCTTTCACAAGAAAGGTCGATCTTAGAAATACATATCCGACAGGAATGTTCTGCCTCCCGAAGAACTGGGTCGTGAGATACCACGTCTCCAGCGGCACAACCGGCAAGCCGACTGTTGTCGGATACACGAAGGGCGATATTGAGGCATGGACAGAGTCGCTCGCGAGAGCCCTGACATCCATAGGGCTGGGCAGAAACGATGTCATCCAGGTCGGCTATGGCTACGGGCTCTTCACAGGCGGTCTCGGGCTCCATTACGGGGCGGAGAGGATCGGTGCTACAGTTCTCCCCACAAGCACTGGAAACACGGAGCGTCAGATCGAGCTGATGCAGGACCTGGAGAGCACTGCAATAGCATGCACACCATCATACTTCCTGCATATAGCAGAGGTCGCTGAGAGGATGGGGGTCTCCATAAGAGATGACACCAAACTCAGGGTGGGCATATTCGGCGCAGAGCCATGGTCTATTGAGACGAGGAGGAGAATAGAAGATATAACAGGCATCAAGGCCTACGACATATACGGGACGAGCGAGATAAGCGGACCGCTATTCACAGAGTGCCAGCACCAGAATGGGATCCATGTATGGGCTGACATGTTCCTCATAGAGATCGTCGATCCGAAGACAGGGGAGCAGGTCGAGGATGGAGAGCAGGGAGAGCTGGTTGTGACCACGCTGAACAAGTGGGCAATGCCTCTCATAAGATACAGAATCGGTGATCTCACGATCAAGGAATCCGAGCCGTGTGAATGCGGCCGCACGCATCCGAGAATAATGAGGATTCTCGGAAGAACAGATGACATGCTGGTGATCCGCGGTATAAACGTCTTCCCGAGCCAGATCGAATCTGTGCTGATGAACATACCAGAGGTAGGGCCACACTATCAGATTATTGTCAGCAGAGAGGGCGCGCTTGACGTGATGAAAGTCAGGGTGGAGCTCACTGACAGGGGCTTCAGCGACAGAATAGGCGATCTCATGGCGCTGAACAGGAGGATCTCCAAGGAGCTGAAGAACGTACTTAATATTTTCGCAGAGGTTGAGCTGGTGGAGCCGGGTGTCATACCGCGCTCTGAGGGAAAGGCAAAAAGGGTCATAGATACCCGTAAGGTGTAA
- a CDS encoding UDP-2,3-diacylglucosamine diphosphatase yields the protein MIIAVSDVHMAERPSDRQVKADDARFLEFLDCTASDQLSSGGHLVLLGDIVDLWRRDFVRALIESEPALSRLIEISRKATVHYIAGNHDFHMLRMWELANNRFPFEVTKPLRLEDGMTKLFFIHGYQLEVLANPYCKSVSAYETFSEGLCIAGDDTGNAADKLWDTFNVAKSALDGIKRLPSDLKGAIDSMMQSQGIRMTGPHNTRAMAEQLASSMARVVYLGMEPDEFLISGHTHRPFCNPEERIANTGSWNKEPCDHYSFIEIDDGRVALRKF from the coding sequence ATGATAATCGCAGTCTCCGATGTACACATGGCCGAGCGGCCCAGTGACCGCCAGGTGAAGGCAGACGATGCCAGATTTTTGGAGTTTTTGGACTGCACAGCATCAGACCAGCTCAGCAGCGGTGGGCACCTTGTCCTTTTGGGGGACATCGTCGATCTGTGGAGAAGAGATTTTGTGAGGGCGCTTATTGAAAGCGAGCCGGCACTCTCAAGGCTTATAGAGATCAGCAGAAAGGCCACAGTCCACTACATTGCAGGAAACCACGACTTCCATATGCTCAGAATGTGGGAGCTGGCGAACAATCGCTTTCCATTCGAAGTGACAAAGCCCCTCCGGCTCGAGGATGGTATGACCAAGCTGTTCTTCATACACGGCTACCAGCTGGAGGTGCTGGCGAACCCTTACTGCAAGTCCGTGAGTGCCTACGAGACATTCTCGGAGGGGCTCTGCATAGCTGGCGACGATACAGGTAATGCTGCTGACAAGCTGTGGGATACCTTCAATGTGGCCAAGTCGGCGCTTGATGGCATCAAGCGTCTGCCCTCTGATTTGAAAGGCGCTATTGACTCTATGATGCAGTCACAGGGGATCAGAATGACTGGCCCCCATAATACGAGAGCAATGGCAGAGCAGCTTGCATCATCAATGGCGCGGGTCGTCTATCTCGGAATGGAGCCTGATGAGTTCCTGATATCCGGACATACCCACCGCCCATTTTGCAATCCGGAGGAACGAATTGCGAACACAGGCTCGTGGAATAAAGAACCATGCGATCATTACAGCTTCATCGAGATCGATGACGGGCGCGTCGCGCTCAGAAAGTTCTAG
- a CDS encoding DUF1699 family protein yields the protein MRIRVVSTKSEIERLNRDEMFVHLAFRASNADIFRLLQRCPQLKAIQVPASYYRTLSQAGKMFLQIHGVTLIEGDVWGHRKDLSEYLIIEEQDLRRISELLSSGMSPEDIAESLCDDMKVSPGLVRFIGETRRS from the coding sequence TTGAGGATAAGAGTAGTAAGCACCAAGAGCGAGATAGAACGGCTTAACAGGGATGAGATGTTCGTGCATCTCGCATTCAGGGCATCGAATGCAGACATCTTCAGACTTCTCCAGAGATGCCCTCAGCTCAAGGCGATACAGGTGCCTGCATCTTACTATCGAACACTATCACAGGCAGGCAAGATGTTTCTGCAGATCCACGGCGTCACCCTGATAGAGGGGGATGTATGGGGTCACAGAAAGGATCTGAGCGAGTATCTGATAATAGAGGAGCAGGACCTGCGGAGGATATCAGAGCTCCTCAGCTCCGGTATGAGCCCGGAGGATATCGCAGAGAGCCTTTGTGATGATATGAAGGTCTCACCCGGACTGGTGAGGTTTATAGGCGAGACTCGGCGCTCATAA
- a CDS encoding ACT domain-containing protein, with protein sequence MSEIKQISLFVENRPGRMAKVSKTLSDAGVNIRAMTIAEAGDFGVIRMVVDDPQKGYDVLRDSGFTVSMTDVLAVEMRDTPGGLYEIVSALGENNINIDYAYAFVTAKSEKAMLIMRVDDIDAARRTLSSRGVKIATPEEIQKI encoded by the coding sequence ATGAGCGAGATAAAGCAGATATCACTTTTTGTGGAGAACAGGCCTGGCAGGATGGCCAAGGTCTCGAAGACGCTCTCCGATGCTGGAGTCAACATAAGAGCGATGACCATCGCAGAGGCCGGCGATTTTGGTGTTATAAGAATGGTTGTCGACGACCCGCAGAAGGGTTATGATGTTCTGCGTGACTCCGGATTCACAGTCTCTATGACAGACGTGCTGGCGGTCGAGATGCGTGATACGCCAGGCGGTCTCTATGAGATAGTCAGCGCCCTGGGGGAGAACAACATCAACATCGATTACGCATATGCATTCGTCACCGCAAAATCTGAGAAGGCGATGCTGATAATGCGTGTCGATGATATAGATGCTGCGAGGAGAACCCTGAGCTCGAGGGGCGTCAAGATAGCAACACCTGAGGAGATACAGAAGATCTGA
- a CDS encoding acetate uptake transporter produces MATNKALDSTIKVLDTTANPAPLGLMGFGMTTVLLNLHNAGYFELGSMILAMGIFYGGIAQIIAGIMEWKKGNTFGTTAFTSYGLFWLTLVGLIMIPGMNLGEKTSLPAMTAYLFMWGLFTAVMFFGTLRANRALQFVFLSLAILFFLLAARDATGSAAIGTLAGYEGIICGLSAIYTALAQVLNEAHGRVILPLGQVK; encoded by the coding sequence TTGGCGACAAATAAGGCGCTGGACTCCACCATCAAGGTGCTCGACACCACTGCGAATCCGGCCCCCCTCGGACTCATGGGCTTCGGCATGACCACAGTGCTCCTGAATCTGCACAACGCGGGTTACTTCGAGCTTGGCTCGATGATACTGGCAATGGGCATCTTCTATGGAGGCATCGCACAGATAATAGCCGGAATCATGGAGTGGAAGAAAGGGAACACCTTCGGAACCACAGCGTTCACCTCTTACGGCCTCTTCTGGCTCACGCTGGTCGGTCTTATAATGATACCTGGCATGAATCTCGGAGAGAAGACATCTCTTCCCGCGATGACAGCATACCTCTTCATGTGGGGATTGTTCACTGCAGTCATGTTCTTCGGGACGCTGAGAGCGAACAGGGCACTGCAGTTCGTCTTCCTATCGCTGGCGATTCTGTTCTTCCTCCTCGCGGCCAGAGATGCAACAGGCAGCGCTGCAATAGGGACGCTGGCTGGCTATGAGGGAATCATCTGCGGCCTCTCCGCGATATACACAGCCCTTGCCCAGGTTCTGAACGAGGCGCACGGAAGGGTCATACTCCCACTCGGACAGGTGAAATGA
- a CDS encoding replication factor C small subunit produces the protein MKEEIWIEKYRPTSLDEIVGQPEIVRRLKSYVATRNLPHLLFSGPPGVGKTAAAISIVREIFGEGWRDNFIELNASDERGIDVVRTKVKDFARMAPLGGAEFKVIFLDEADALTSDAQSALRRTMERYSATCRFILSCNYSSKIIEPIQSRCAVYRFRALTPDAIEKRIRYIAEQEGVEVTEDGIEAINYVARGDMRKAINALQAAALISDKVDMNTIYQITSMARPEQIRNLIKMAISGDFAGARNELDDLLLVQGLSGQDVVVQIHREMLDLDVPDADKVRMINRIGEIDFRITEGANERIQLEALIAYMALTGLSKSTAT, from the coding sequence ATCAAAGAGGAGATCTGGATTGAGAAGTACAGGCCCACGAGCCTGGATGAGATTGTGGGCCAGCCGGAGATAGTCAGGCGCCTCAAGTCGTACGTGGCCACGAGAAACCTGCCCCATCTCCTCTTCTCAGGGCCGCCGGGTGTCGGGAAGACAGCGGCTGCGATCAGCATAGTGCGCGAGATATTCGGCGAGGGATGGAGGGATAACTTCATCGAGCTAAATGCATCCGACGAGCGCGGCATAGATGTCGTCCGCACGAAGGTCAAGGACTTCGCCCGGATGGCGCCTCTGGGAGGGGCTGAGTTCAAGGTGATATTTCTGGATGAGGCGGACGCACTGACAAGCGATGCACAGTCCGCTCTCAGGAGAACCATGGAGAGATACAGCGCGACATGCAGATTCATCCTCTCCTGCAACTACTCCTCGAAGATCATAGAGCCGATACAGTCGAGGTGCGCTGTATACCGCTTCAGGGCTCTTACCCCTGATGCCATCGAGAAGAGAATAAGGTATATCGCGGAGCAGGAGGGTGTGGAGGTAACGGAAGACGGCATCGAGGCCATAAACTATGTGGCGAGGGGGGATATGCGGAAGGCGATAAACGCGCTCCAGGCCGCGGCCCTGATAAGCGATAAGGTGGACATGAACACTATCTATCAGATAACATCGATGGCGAGGCCTGAGCAGATCAGGAATCTGATAAAAATGGCGATATCCGGGGATTTTGCGGGCGCGAGAAACGAGCTCGACGATCTTCTCCTTGTACAGGGGCTCTCAGGCCAGGATGTGGTGGTCCAGATCCACCGTGAGATGCTCGATCTGGATGTGCCTGATGCAGATAAGGTCAGGATGATCAACCGGATTGGAGAGATCGACTTCAGGATAACAGAGGGGGCGAACGAGAGGATACAGCTTGAGGCGCTGATAGCCTACATGGCCCTCACAGGGCTGTCAAAGTCGACTGCCACGTGA
- a CDS encoding NOG1 family protein, with protein sequence MNLLAPGMFERLSTVPDAQELLERAFRRGSKAVKAAGDDAAFVGTAGGVLATALSSIVRRFPTFEKLPEFYYDLVDAVVGVDQLRISLSRVGWAAKQIRRISREYMRSPRGAGERRSALGRMASVVKSIDEDLAFLNEASARLREIPGIDPSLPTIIIAGYPNVGKSSFLAMVTRARPEIASYPFTTQGLIVGHITMKDKRYQILDTPGLLDRPLSERNEIERQAIAAMRHLRGVVLFLIDPTGHCGYPLDAQHRLLEEIKSWLELPVVVAYNKSDIPSDHPRDGIRISTLTGDGVQETLEICLSIMSAESRL encoded by the coding sequence GTGAATCTCCTGGCACCAGGAATGTTCGAAAGATTATCTACGGTTCCGGATGCACAGGAGCTCCTCGAGAGGGCCTTCAGGCGTGGTTCTAAGGCGGTTAAAGCCGCGGGGGATGATGCGGCATTTGTCGGCACAGCTGGCGGAGTCCTTGCCACCGCTCTGTCATCGATCGTCAGGAGGTTTCCAACATTCGAGAAACTGCCTGAGTTCTACTACGATCTGGTGGACGCAGTTGTTGGTGTTGATCAGCTCCGCATATCACTCTCCAGGGTGGGATGGGCCGCAAAGCAGATACGCAGGATATCAAGAGAATACATGCGGAGCCCCAGAGGTGCTGGTGAGAGGAGATCTGCTCTCGGGAGAATGGCATCCGTTGTCAAATCAATCGATGAAGATCTCGCATTTCTGAACGAGGCGTCCGCGCGTCTCAGAGAGATCCCAGGCATCGATCCCTCCCTCCCCACAATCATAATCGCAGGATATCCAAATGTCGGGAAGTCCAGCTTTCTCGCCATGGTCACCAGGGCCAGGCCGGAGATCGCAAGCTATCCATTCACGACACAGGGCCTGATCGTGGGTCACATCACCATGAAGGATAAGAGGTACCAGATATTAGACACACCAGGCCTTCTCGACAGGCCGCTCTCCGAGAGGAACGAGATCGAGAGGCAGGCGATCGCTGCCATGCGGCACCTCAGGGGCGTCGTGCTGTTCCTCATAGATCCAACAGGCCACTGCGGCTACCCGCTTGATGCGCAGCATAGGCTGCTGGAGGAAATAAAGAGCTGGCTGGAGCTGCCTGTCGTCGTGGCGTACAACAAATCTGATATACCATCTGACCATCCCCGGGATGGCATCAGGATATCTACGCTCACCGGAGATGGCGTGCAGGAGACGCTCGAGATCTGTCTATCTATTATGAGCGCCGAGTCTCGCCTATAA